The nucleotide window AGAAGTAGGAATTTTAGTTTCTGTTTAAAAATGCTGTTGGCCATTGTGCCTCCTCCCAGGGGATTGTTGCGGCTCGAGTCGATCACGAAATCTGAATTTCTCCCCCGTGTGATGGTGAGTCTGGCAAGGTAGCCCGTTTACGGTCCGGTTACCAACGGAGGCTCGAATCAAAGGTGAATTACCTGGTTTTTCAACCGGAATGACAGCTTGCTCTTCGCTCACGGTATCATGTAGATAGGACCTGCTGTTCTGAGTTGGGTTTGAAGATGCAGCGCTATGAAGTCTTCATATGAATGGTTTAAAGATGTTTTTTTTGCTTAGGATAGTCGGTGTGCTGTTTTGTGTGAGTCTTACGGGATATGCGTGCAGGAACACGTCGAACTATATTCCGGTAACACCGTCTGACGTTGGCCCTGTGACAGACAAGATCGAAACGCGTAATTCTATATCATCGCGCATCTACCGCGGGGTCACTTACAACTCTCAAAGTCCTCAGCAAAAACTCGACATTTATCTTCCGACTGACTCCTCAGATATGCGATTGCCTGCCTTGTTATGGGTTCATGGCGGAGGCTGGGCAGGTGGTTCTCGGCTTAGTGAGAGCGAATTTGCGTTGCGCCAACTCGAGCGTGGGTATGTTGTAGTCGGCGTAGGTTATCGACTGAGTTGGGAGGCTCCGTACCCAGCAGCGCTTGTCGATGTGCGAAATGCGGTACGCTTCCTCAAGAAAAACGCATCGGACTACCACATCGATCCTAATCATATTGCGATTTGGGGTGCATCGGCTGGTGGTCATCTTGCAGCTTTGGTTGGAACGACCGGCCATATGGATAATGCTGCAGTGGGTGACTATGTTGGTATCTCGTCGGAGGTTCAGGCGGTGATCGATTGGTGGGGTCCAAGTGACTTTCTTGCGATGTCTCACCAGTGGCCCGCGCGGTGTAAGTCTCATCGCGATAGTACTGCAGCAAGTTCGCCTGAATCACGGCTGCTCGAATGTCCCGTTCTCGAGTGCCCCGATGCGGCGCGCGCTGCCAACCCGATCACCTACCTAAGCGCGAAGACGCCGCCCTTTTTGATCATGGCTGGTGATAGCGATTGCACGGTCCCGCCAAAGCAGTCGGAGTTGCTCTGGGCGGCACTTAAACGCCACCATGTGTCTGTCGAGTTCGCACTGATCAAAGGTGCTGAACATGGAGGACCTCGCTGGTACGATCCGGCGGTGCAGGCCAAAGTCGATACCTTTTTGGATCGCTATTTGCCCAGTCCCTGGCTCTCAGCGATTTCTGCGTCTCCATGACAAGCGGGTCCACTGCAAATTCGACTGTTATCTTAACATGATGAAAGAATAAAAAGTATTGCACGGAGGCCCAACCTTGAAAGAAACGTCTCTTGCAGCTTTATTGCTTGATCTCCCTATCCTTATCCCTTGGTCTTGATTGCAATGCTTATCGCCGTCTTTGTATTACAAGTCATTATTCTAGGTGTTTACGAGAAAGTGCGCCGAACATGAGAAAGCCTAATATTGCGATCACGGCGGTGCTTGCGAGCCAGTGTTCAGTACTTGATACACCTTTTTGTACAAGATCCAAGTGTTCGGAAAATAGGTAACCGAGGCTAACCATCAGTGGGACGCTGATGCACATGCCAAGCATATCCCAAAACATAAACTTTTTTAGAAGCATCCCGTGCATTCCAGCCATAGCAAAAACTGCTGCGCGTATGCCGGCTAGATGTCGCGCCACAAAAATTATCACAGCACCTCGTTTCTGAAACATGGCACTAATCCGAGCCTGGCGTTGTTTTGGTAAAAGTTTTCGAAATAAGGCTTTATCGAGCGCCTTGCTACCTAGATGCTTAGCGGTGCTAAAAAGCAATATATCACCGCCAAGTACACCAAGTGCGCAGCCAAGAATTGTCCAAGGAATGAAAAGATGGCTCCGATGACAAAGAGCTCCGGCGAGCAGAAGTAGAATATCTTCTGGTAAGGGCAAACCAAGGCCGGTTGCAATCAGGGCAAGGACGATAAGCGCCAAAGAAGCATGACTCACAAGCTCAATCCACATCATCGTGTATTCCTTCGTAGGCCTTGGCTCAGTCGCGGTTAGCTCGAAGCTCGGAAAGCAGGTCCAGTTGGGTTTGCTGAATTTCAACCATATGCTCCCACTGCACGTGCAAAAGATGGTCGATTTTTTCGTGCAGTGCAGCGATCTCGATTTCGGACTTAAGGTTAGTTCTAAAGTCGGCGTCTGCTTCGAGCCTATCACGCGAGGAGACACGATTTTGACTCATCATAATAATGGGCGCTTGGATGGCAGCAAGACACGACAAGCCAAGATTAAGAAGAATATAGGGGTAGGGATCAAAGGCTTCGGCTCGAAGTACGATGGTGTTGAGCGCTATCCAGGCACTAAGGCAAACACTAAAAGCGATAACAAAAGGCCAAGAGCCGCCCACGCGCGCCACGCGATCGGCAACGCGTTGCCCAACGGTTAATTTGGTTTCGAATTGCTCGTCTAGATGTTCAGCAATAGAAGTGTGCGCTGTAGCTACGCGTAAGACTTCAGCTTCCATGCTCGAGAGTTGGCCGCGTTCTTTTTCTAGCTGGGAAAGCACATGAAGCTGCCGTTCGTTATCCAAGCACGATTTACAAACGTAGCCCCGATCGTTCCAGTCCTTAGAATGACGCTCGGCCATGAACTCAGAGAGTGAAGGCCGAAGCGCAGCAGGTACGGCGCAACGGTGCTTTGCCTTGTCTTGCTCGCAGATCATGCATTGCACCATCTCGGGTGGTTTAGTGGTTTTATACATGGGTTATTTCCATTGTCTTTGACCCTCCATAAGAGCGACATCATTGATTTGCTCGCCTGTCGAGAGTTGGCAGTCACCTTGACCACTTCCAGCAAGACCGTTCGATGGAGAAGCAAGTACAAATCGGCAGCGCATGCGGGTGCCGTCTTGGGCTCGAAGTGTTGCAATAACGCGGCCTGAATAGTGGGTCACAAAACGTTGGTAGTATCCGTCACCCCCCATTCCATAGGTTCCCCACGGTGTATTCCAGCCGTACCAGCCTGGATTCCATCCACGCCAATAAGGTGCATAATCGGTTTCAACCGTTTCACTGGTGACCTGCATAAACTGACCCCAAAAGATTTTCCCGGTAGGCAAGATAGCGCGCACCTGTCCTCTGACCACACTCGGGCCATCGGACTTCCAGTCAAAATGCACCGGGCCCAAAGCTTGGCGCGTTGAAGTTGCGGAGCCATTTTCCGCACCGGAAGAACGGTTTTGCTGTGAAGCGGATTCCAGTTCTCCGGTACCCGTGCCTGCGCTTGCGCAGCCACCCAAAAGCCAGAGGGCAAAGGTCCACAGAACAAGAAAAACACTCACGGCCTTGCTCTTCAATTTGTCCAATTTAATCGTCATTTCTCAAATTATACCTCGAGGGTAGTTTTTCAAACGTGACGGGTTTATATCGCATTTTCATAAATTGTATTTAAGCATGTCAATACAGAGCTTTATTGCTCTGGGGTAGAAGGATATTTCAATGAGCAAAAACTTCGCATTGATTGGCGCAGCTGGTTACATCGCGCCACGTCACCTGCAGGCTATCTACGATACAGGTAACCGTCTTGTCGCTGCGACGGACCCCAAGGACTCGGTGGGTGTGATCGATCGGTTTTTTCCCGAAGCTTCGGTTTTTTACAGAGATAGAGCGCTTTGATCGGCATCTGGAAAAACAACGTCGAGAAAATACTAGCGCTAGAATTGACTATCTTTCTGTTTGCTCACCAAACTATCTTCATGATGCGCATGTTCGTCTTGGTCTGCGTTTGCACGCAGATGTGATCTGTGAAAAACCTTTGGTTCTTTCACCATGGAACGTTGATGCGCTTGCCGAGTTAGAGCGAGAGTTTGAGAAAAAAGTTTCCACTGTGCTTCAACTTCGCTTGCTTCCATCGTTACAGAACTTGCGACAAGAAATTCAAAAAAGCGATCGATCTAAAAAGAAAGATGTTTTGTTAACTTACGTTACACGCCGTGGTCCTTGGTATGGAGTGTCGTGGAAGGGAGATGTTGAAAAATCAGGAGGCGTTGCGACAAACGTTGGTATTCATTTCTTTGATCTTTTGATGTGGGTCTTTGGTCCGTGTGCTACTAGCGAGTTACACATAAGCACCGACAGCAAGATGGGTGGTTTCCTTGAGCTAGAGCACGCTAGGGTCCGGTGGTTTCTATCGGTTGATAAGAATGATTTACCCAAGGGCTACCTTGAGCAAGGTAAACCCGCATATCGAGCGATTACCGTCGATGGCGAAGATCTAGAGTTTTCCTCTGGCTTCACTGAACTTCACACCGAGGTTTACCGAGATGTGCTCCAAGGCGGAGGCTTCGGCCTCGATGAGGTGCGGCCTTCCGTTGAGCTTTGCCATAAGCTTCGGCAGCAAAAAGTAGTGAAAGGCGATCTTGTGCATCCCATGGTAAAAGCTATGATTTAGAGCTAGAGCCGCTTCGTGGGGCGGTTCGTTAAGCCACATGACGCTGCAGTGTTGTTGTGGTAAAGCAAGCCCTGGCGGATGATCTGATGTCTGAGGAAGCTAAAGCAATAGTTGATATCGAGCAGGACTTAGCGCTGCGCGAGCTATCTACCGATGGCGTATTTATTGTGATGCCTGCTTACAATGAAGAGCAGGTGATCGGGGAAGTTGTCAGTAATCTTCGTCAGTATTTTAAAAACATCGTTGTCGTCGACGATGGTTCCAGTGACGATACTGTGCTTGCTGCACAGCGGTCTGGAGCGGCGGTTCTACGTCATGTTGTCAACCGTGGTCAGGGTGCTGCCCTTCAGACCGGCATTAGTTTTTCACTTCTGAAAGGTGCCGAGATTATCGTTACCTACGATGCGGACGGACAACACGAGCTTGCTGATGTGTTTCACCTCATCGAAGCTGTTGCAAAGAAGGAAGTTGACGTTGCCTTGGGTTCGCGTTTCTTGAAAGACAACGCATCTTTGCCGCCTTCGCGCCGTGCACTGCTGCGCGTGGCCGTTTTGTTCTCGCGGCTTACTTCAGGGCTGAAGGTCTCGGATGCGCACAATGGTATGCGTGCTTTTTCTCGAAAGGCTGCCGAAAAGATCGAAATCACACTTGATCGCATGGCTCATGCCAGTGAGATTCTTGACGAGATACGTATTCATCATTTGAGCTATCGAGAAATTCCCGTAACGATTCACTACACGGAATATTCGCGTGCAAAAGGACAGCGTGCGACTGCCGCCATAAGCATCGCTTTGGATTATTTGCTCGGAAAGTACATCAAATGAGTATTTTTCAAATTGTCAGTCTAGGTATCTTATCTCTCCTGATTGTCACGACATTTTATCGAGGTGTTGTCACGCATGGTCGAGCGGGCGTGTGGCTTCTGTGGTTTATGCTGTTTGTTGCGACCTTTATCGCGATTTTAATGCCAAACATGACTGCTGACATTGCGCGCTTTGTAGGTATTGGTCGCGGCACTGACTTGGTGCTTTACTCTTTTGTGGTTGCCTCCCTTATTGCGTTTTTCCTTATCTTCGTGCGTATGCGACGTGTGGATCGGGAAATCACTAAATTGGTTCGCGATATTGCTATTCGGCATGCCATCGAACCCGCTGACACCTCTTCAACACAAAACCGACAAAGCTAGAAACTCGTCGCATGTCTTCACTTTCGGTTACACTTGTTATTCCTGCACGTGATGCGGCTCAGACGATTGGCCCCTGTCTTGATGCGCTGCTGCCACTGCAACAAAATGCGTTGCTTTCGGAGATTATCGTCGTAGATGACGGATCAAAAGACGAGACCGCATCCATTATAAAGAGCTATCCCGTTCGCTACCTTGAGGGCGCAGGTCGTGGCGCAGGCTCGGCACGCAATCTGGGTTGGAAACAAGCACAAAGCGACCTTGTATGGTTTGTCGATTCAGATTGTGTGGCTGAAGCAGGTGCTTTAGAGCGTTTGCTTCCATATATGCAAGACGAAAAGGTGGGTGCTGTCGGCGGAAGTTACGGCAACATGAACACTCATTCGCTTGTTGCGTCGCTGATTCATGAAGAGATTGTCGAACGTCATTTGCGGATGCCGAATCGTGTGAGCTTTCTTGCAACGTTTAATATTCTCATTCGTAAAAAAGTGCTCGAACAAGTGGGTGGTTTTGATGAACGCTTCTTAAAGGCACAAGATGTAGAGCTTGCATACCGAATCATGGAAGGCGGTTTTACACTTGCTTTTGATGCGGAATCGCGAGTGAAACACTATCACCTTACGGCTTTGCTTAAGTATCTAAAGGTCCAAGCCAAGCAAGGCTATTGGCGCATCTGGCTTTATAAGAAACACCCAAAGCGGGCAGGCGGTGATTCCTATGCTGGCAAGATTGACTATGCGCAGCCCCCGCTTGCCATGTGCTGCCTTGCGACATTGCCGCTTGTTGTCTTGTCATGGTGGCCACTTATCGTTTCAGCGATGCTCTTGCTACTGCTGCAGCTACCGATGGCTTTGGCGTTGATCTCCCGAACAAGGAAATTACGCTATCTAAGCTATCTTCCATTTGGCTTTATTCTAGCCTTTTGGCGCGGTGTCGGCATGAGTTTAGCTGTGCTTTCGCTTCTGCTACCTTCGAAGCAATCGGTATCCGTTGGGTAGTTGCGCACAGATGAAGCGACTCTACTGAGACTGTCCTTTAAACAACGCTTGTTCATGCCACTGTCGCCATGTTTCGTAGTCAGCTTTGCCTTGTTCCGGAGCACTTGCTTTGGCTTGGAGTAAGTGTGCTTGTGCAATACCTCCTCTCTGTATCTTTTCTAGCTTTAGCAGTGA belongs to Myxococcales bacterium and includes:
- a CDS encoding alpha/beta hydrolase, whose translation is MTDKIETRNSISSRIYRGVTYNSQSPQQKLDIYLPTDSSDMRLPALLWVHGGGWAGGSRLSESEFALRQLERGYVVVGVGYRLSWEAPYPAALVDVRNAVRFLKKNASDYHIDPNHIAIWGASAGGHLAALVGTTGHMDNAAVGDYVGISSEVQAVIDWWGPSDFLAMSHQWPARCKSHRDSTAASSPESRLLECPVLECPDAARAANPITYLSAKTPPFLIMAGDSDCTVPPKQSELLWAALKRHHVSVEFALIKGAEHGGPRWYDPAVQAKVDTFLDRYLPSPWLSAISASP
- a CDS encoding DedA family protein, whose protein sequence is MMWIELVSHASLALIVLALIATGLGLPLPEDILLLLAGALCHRSHLFIPWTILGCALGVLGGDILLFSTAKHLGSKALDKALFRKLLPKQRQARISAMFQKRGAVIIFVARHLAGIRAAVFAMAGMHGMLLKKFMFWDMLGMCISVPLMVSLGYLFSEHLDLVQKGVSSTEHWLASTAVIAILGFLMFGALSRKHLE
- a CDS encoding DUF1003 domain-containing protein translates to MYKTTKPPEMVQCMICEQDKAKHRCAVPAALRPSLSEFMAERHSKDWNDRGYVCKSCLDNERQLHVLSQLEKERGQLSSMEAEVLRVATAHTSIAEHLDEQFETKLTVGQRVADRVARVGGSWPFVIAFSVCLSAWIALNTIVLRAEAFDPYPYILLNLGLSCLAAIQAPIIMMSQNRVSSRDRLEADADFRTNLKSEIEIAALHEKIDHLLHVQWEHMVEIQQTQLDLLSELRANRD
- a CDS encoding glycosyltransferase family 2 protein → MSEEAKAIVDIEQDLALRELSTDGVFIVMPAYNEEQVIGEVVSNLRQYFKNIVVVDDGSSDDTVLAAQRSGAAVLRHVVNRGQGAALQTGISFSLLKGAEIIVTYDADGQHELADVFHLIEAVAKKEVDVALGSRFLKDNASLPPSRRALLRVAVLFSRLTSGLKVSDAHNGMRAFSRKAAEKIEITLDRMAHASEILDEIRIHHLSYREIPVTIHYTEYSRAKGQRATAAISIALDYLLGKYIK
- a CDS encoding DUF2304 domain-containing protein, yielding MSIFQIVSLGILSLLIVTTFYRGVVTHGRAGVWLLWFMLFVATFIAILMPNMTADIARFVGIGRGTDLVLYSFVVASLIAFFLIFVRMRRVDREITKLVRDIAIRHAIEPADTSSTQNRQS
- a CDS encoding glycosyltransferase, giving the protein MSSLSVTLVIPARDAAQTIGPCLDALLPLQQNALLSEIIVVDDGSKDETASIIKSYPVRYLEGAGRGAGSARNLGWKQAQSDLVWFVDSDCVAEAGALERLLPYMQDEKVGAVGGSYGNMNTHSLVASLIHEEIVERHLRMPNRVSFLATFNILIRKKVLEQVGGFDERFLKAQDVELAYRIMEGGFTLAFDAESRVKHYHLTALLKYLKVQAKQGYWRIWLYKKHPKRAGGDSYAGKIDYAQPPLAMCCLATLPLVVLSWWPLIVSAMLLLLLQLPMALALISRTRKLRYLSYLPFGFILAFWRGVGMSLAVLSLLLPSKQSVSVG